TCGTTTCCCGCTGGAAGGAAGCCATGCCGCAGTATACTGTGGGGCATAAGCAAAGGGTTTCCAAATTGAAAAATGACCTTACAGATGAACTTCCTGGTGTTTTTGTGGGAGGAAGCTCCTTTGAAGGAGTAGGCCTTCCCGACTGCATAGATCAGGGGGAAGCCGCGGTCGAAAAAATCCTTGGATATTTGCAGTTTTAACCGATAAAAAACCCTTTCCTAAGGGTTTTTTATTTTACATACTTGCCATAGTGTAAAAGATGTGATAAATTATTTTTTGACGAAATGACTGTTTTTCTCATTCGGTCATTTCATGGAGGTGTTATCATGGCAATCGACCGGAGGCAGCAGATCATTGATGCGGCCAACAACTCTTTTTCTCTTTACGGCTATAAGGCAACGACGATTGATCAAGTCGCAAAGTTGGCGAATGTAGGGAAAGGGACAATTTATACTTTCTTCAAAAATAAAGAACAGCTTTTCGATGAAATTATTAACGGTCTTCTCAGAGAAATGGGAGAGGTCGCAAATGAGGCTGTGAATCCAGCAGATTCTTTTTACGAAAATGTTCATAGAGCATTATATCGACTGCTGGAGTTTCGTAAAAAACATCAGCTGACGATCAAACTTTCCCAGGAAGCACGGGATATTGGGACCCCTGCTGTTTTGGAGGTCATGGATAAGCTTGAATCTGCCATCCTCGGTTTCATTAAGGATAAGGTCATCCAGGCAATCCAAAAGGGCGAAATAAAGGAATGTGACCCGGAAATCACCGCTTTTATCATGATGAAGCTTTATATCGCACTGATTTTTGAATGGGAAAAGAAAAACAAGCCGCTGGAAAAAACGCAAATTTCAGAGCTGTTTGAGTTCTATATTTTCAAAGGATTGTCTCATTAGGAGGTAGTCCTTATTTTCAGGACAAAATTGACCAAATGAATAAATCGGTCATTTATTTTATCTAGGAGGATAAAGATGAAAAATAAACTATTCACCCAAGAATTACTTGCTATTTTTCGAAATAAGAAGCTGCTGATTCCGATTATTGCCGTCTTGTTCATTCCGGTCCTGTACAGTGGAATGTTCTTATGGGCATTCTGGGATCCATATGAACATCTTTCCGATCTTCCTGTAGCAGTCGCCAACAGTGATGCAGGCTCAACGATCGACGGGAAGAGGCTTGAACTCGGCAATGACCTGGTGGAAAAGCTGAAAGAAAGTCAGGATTTTGGTTTTGAATTTGTATCAGAAGAAGAAGGGGAAAAAGGACTTGAGCAGCAAAAATATTATATGCTCATCAAAATTCCGAAAGATTTCTCTGAAAATGCAACAACATTGATGGATGAACATCCTGAGAAACTCGAACTTGTTTATATGCCTAATGAAAGTTTCAACTTCTTGTCTGCCCAGATTGGCGGGACAGCAGCTGAAAAAATCAAAGCATCTGTGTCCGAAAA
The nucleotide sequence above comes from Mesobacillus jeotgali. Encoded proteins:
- a CDS encoding TetR/AcrR family transcriptional regulator gives rise to the protein MAIDRRQQIIDAANNSFSLYGYKATTIDQVAKLANVGKGTIYTFFKNKEQLFDEIINGLLREMGEVANEAVNPADSFYENVHRALYRLLEFRKKHQLTIKLSQEARDIGTPAVLEVMDKLESAILGFIKDKVIQAIQKGEIKECDPEITAFIMMKLYIALIFEWEKKNKPLEKTQISELFEFYIFKGLSH